Proteins encoded in a region of the Mesoflavibacter profundi genome:
- a CDS encoding ferritin-like domain-containing protein: MSTYTEQVGKKLNNLLEKTYDAEKGFTKAAENVENKALKSYFTKKAQERNNFGHELKSEIKSFNQEVDKGGSLTGDAHRAWMDIKKVFSSNNEESMLEEAIRGEKTAVDQYQEVLNETSLPLTTKNVLEKQKETIENGLSNIKTLEDLY, from the coding sequence ATGAGTACATACACAGAACAAGTAGGTAAAAAATTAAACAACCTTTTAGAAAAAACATATGATGCAGAAAAAGGATTTACTAAAGCTGCAGAAAATGTAGAAAACAAAGCTTTAAAAAGTTATTTTACAAAAAAAGCTCAAGAGAGAAATAATTTTGGACACGAATTAAAATCCGAAATTAAATCCTTTAATCAAGAGGTTGATAAAGGCGGAAGTCTTACAGGAGACGCACATAGAGCATGGATGGACATAAAAAAAGTGTTTTCTTCAAATAATGAAGAATCTATGTTAGAAGAAGCAATAAGAGGAGAAAAAACTGCGGTAGATCAATACCAAGAAGTTTTAAATGAAACCTCATTGCCTTTAACCACTAAAAATGTATTAGAAAAACAAAAAGAAACCATAGAAAATGGACTTTCTAATATAAAAACATTAGAAGATTTGTATTAA
- a CDS encoding DUF1328 domain-containing protein codes for MLRWTTLFITLAFIAAILGFGNVAGNLATIAKLCFFLFIILFIGSLYKEVTEH; via the coding sequence ATGTTGCGTTGGACAACACTTTTTATAACCTTAGCTTTTATAGCAGCCATTTTAGGATTTGGCAATGTTGCTGGTAATTTAGCAACTATAGCAAAGCTATGTTTTTTCCTATTTATAATATTATTTATAGGATCGTTATATAAAGAAGTTACAGAGCACTAA